Genomic DNA from Desulfonema ishimotonii:
GAAAGAAAAGAGAGCGCAAAATAACTTTTTTGTTCGAGTTTTAGGAGAATATTTTAAAGATAAATCTACAGATCTGATTATTTATGGCCATTCAAGCTGCACTGGCGGCCTAGAATATAATTGTAAAATATCTAAAAAAAGGGCTAAAAAAATAAAAAATATAATATCGAATATCGCCGCTGATATTGACATTCGGGCGATAGGTCATGCGTATGTGGATGCCAGAATCTGCCGAGGCGAAGATGAAAAGGATCGGAGAGTGGAAATAAGGATTATAAAATACAATGAGGCAACAAAAGAAGACCTTCTGCCATGTTTGGAATATGCAAGAATGAAAGGGATTTAATAGCTTATTCCCCCTGCCTATTTGAAGTAGGCAGGGGGAATAAGCTAAAATCTGTCAATTTCTATGGCGTTGCCCTTAGTATCCGAAATCCGACATTTGATTTACCTCTGATTGGTGAGCATGTTGAAGGTCTTTCTTTAAAAAGAACTGTGCCCATCGGGCCATCCATCCAAGATCCGCCCATTATAATATGTTTCATGCATTCTTCTTTCAGGCAACTTTCACAGTCCCTGACCCACTCCCCCACATTTCCAAACATATTATGCAGTCCGAAAGAATTACTTTTAAACATATCCACCGGGGCTGTCTGAGCGTATCCATCGTTGCAGTTATGAATTTTTAGTCTTTTGTGTATTGTTTCTTTACTACGTGCTTCCTCATCTCCAACATTAGCATATTGACATCCGATATCAGGATCATCCCCCCAATAATATGTACTTGTTATCGCTTTACCGCCACAAGCTGCATACATCCATTCAATTTCTTCAGGTAAGCGATATCTGACCGAAGGTTGAAAGACATTTTTTCCACTTTCGCAACCTGTTGGGACACGGAAATCATCATCTGCTCCGTTAAGACGATTCAAAAACACTTGGACATCATTCCACGATACATTTTCAACAGGATGCCGATCACATTCTGCACAATCTTTGAAAGCCGACGGATTTTCTCCCATTACAGCCAGCCATTGTTCCTGAGTCACTTCATATTTGCCCATCCAAAATTTTGATATAGTAGAAGACTGTCCTTTAATTTTAATCTTACCAGAGGGTATCTCCACAAACGTCATGGTAATATCCCGTCCCTTATGCTTGCCTAGATACACATCACGTTCTTCGGGTGTTTTTATGTCTACAAGCACTTCCTTTATCTGCTTTATTTTACTTTCTATGTGCTTTGTATTTTTATCATTTTCTATAAATACTTTTTGCTGCTTTATTTTTTCAAATTCGACTCGTAAGTTATCAAGTTGTTTTTTTAAACTTTCTATTTCATCCTTATCACCATTATTTTCTTTTGGCTTAGAATTTTTGATATAATCAATCAATAATTCAATTTTATCATCCAATTTTTTTATCTCTGAACTAACGTCTGTTGACATAGCATCATCAGACGCTTCTTTACATTTATCACTTTTTATTTTAGCGAGGGTTGGTTTCCCGCTTTTAATACACAGAGTGAGGTTTGGATTCTGAGTCCTTCCCCTTTTTTTAACTTCTTCAGACACTTTTGATGAAACATATTTATGGAGTTCCTGTAATTCTATAAAACAATCTGGTTTTCCGTCAATACTCCCATCTGCTTCACCTTCCAAACCTTTTACCAAATATTGGGTGAAATAGCTCATATTTTCTTGTTCATTCACATAAGATTGCTCATTTGATTGACAAGAAGTAAAAAGAGAAAAGCTACCTCCTTTCGACAAAGATTCAAAATTAATCTCCGCGTCTCCTCCTTTTATGGCAGAACCGCTGTGACAGGTATCTAAAATCAGTATTTTTTGTTTTACATGGGATAATTCTTCGACCGCACTGAAAAAATATGATACATTTAATGCTCTGGAAGACAAAGATAAGACAGGATCAGGGTCGTAATCATAAGCGCAAAGATAATTTTCTATACCATGTCCTGTATAATAGATCAAAAAGATATTGTAATTCGATTTTTTATAAGATCTAATTCTTTCTATAATTTCTTTGCGAGTTGGCTTTTTTTCTGCTCTTACATCAAGCTTATCAACCTTATAACCAATGTTGTTTAGAATTTTTTCAAGTTCGTCCAAATCATTATTTAACTGAGGAAGAGCCTTTAACTGATTGCTGGCAGATATTTTAAAATTTTGGACTCCGATTAGTAAAGCGTATTTTTTCCCAAAAGGCAAGGACTCGTTTACTGTTCTATT
This window encodes:
- a CDS encoding SUMF1/EgtB/PvdO family nonheme iron enzyme, whose translation is MFFYSMRYIYLIGSLTFYILMLLIAAFVSPGEVYSDSTKKILYKGRANKRSVANRTVNESLPFGKKYALLIGVQNFKISASNQLKALPQLNNDLDELEKILNNIGYKVDKLDVRAEKKPTRKEIIERIRSYKKSNYNIFLIYYTGHGIENYLCAYDYDPDPVLSLSSRALNVSYFFSAVEELSHVKQKILILDTCHSGSAIKGGDAEINFESLSKGGSFSLFTSCQSNEQSYVNEQENMSYFTQYLVKGLEGEADGSIDGKPDCFIELQELHKYVSSKVSEEVKKRGRTQNPNLTLCIKSGKPTLAKIKSDKCKEASDDAMSTDVSSEIKKLDDKIELLIDYIKNSKPKENNGDKDEIESLKKQLDNLRVEFEKIKQQKVFIENDKNTKHIESKIKQIKEVLVDIKTPEERDVYLGKHKGRDITMTFVEIPSGKIKIKGQSSTISKFWMGKYEVTQEQWLAVMGENPSAFKDCAECDRHPVENVSWNDVQVFLNRLNGADDDFRVPTGCESGKNVFQPSVRYRLPEEIEWMYAACGGKAITSTYYWGDDPDIGCQYANVGDEEARSKETIHKRLKIHNCNDGYAQTAPVDMFKSNSFGLHNMFGNVGEWVRDCESCLKEECMKHIIMGGSWMDGPMGTVLFKERPSTCSPIRGKSNVGFRILRATP